AGCCCTGGTGGGACGAGGCCTGGGCCAACGCCAGCCATAGCCTCATCCAGGCCTCCGAGGCCGCCGTCGGCCTGCCCTCGAAACAGATGGGGAACTCCGAGGTCGGCCATTTGAATCTCGGGGCCGGACGCGTCGTCTATCAGGAGTATACGCGCATCAATCGGGCGATCGCCTCGGGCATGTTTTTCACCAACAAGACCCTCACGGATGCCGTGGACCGGGCACGCGATACCCATAAGAGCCTGCATGTGCTCGGGTTGTTGTCGCCGGGCGGGGTGCACAGCCACGAGGATCATATCCACGCCATGGTCGAGCTCGCGGTCACGCGCGGACTAAACCAGGTGTACCTGCACGCCTTTCTCGACGGCCGCGATACCCTGCCGCAGAGCGCCGGCGCCTCGCTCGCGGCCATGGAGGCCAAATTCGCGGCCCTCGGGCGCGGACGTATCGCCTCGGTGATCGGGCGTTACTATGCCATGGACCGCGACCACAGGTGGCCGCGCATCCAGGCCGCCTACGACCTTCTGACCGCGGCCAAGGCCGACTACCGCGCGGCCAACGCCGCCGAGGCCCTGGCGCTCGCCTACGCCCGCGGGGAAACCGATGAGTTCGTCAAGGGGACCCTTGTCGTTCCGCCGGGAGAGGCGCCGCGTCCGATAGACGACGGTGATGTCGTCGTGTTCATGAACTTCCGCTCGGATCGCGCCCGCCAGATCAGTCGGCCGTTCGTCGACCCGGCGTTCGACGGCTTCGCGCGCGCCGTGCATCCGCGTCTTGGCGGTTTTGTGAGCCTCACGGAATACCAGGCCGACTTCAATGTCCCGGTGGCCTTTCCGTCGGCGCGTCTCGTCAACGTCCTCGGCGCCTATTTGGCGGATCTCGGCAAGCGCCAGTTGCGTGTCGCGGAAACCGAAAAGTATGCGCACGTCACGTTTTTCCTAAACGGCGGAACGGAGGCCCCGTTCGCCGGCGAGGAGCGCATCCTCGTGCCCTCGCCCACCGACGTGCCGACCTACAACCGCAAACCGGAGATGAGCGCGGCACAGGTCGCAGACGCGGTGGTTCAGGCCATCGACACCGGGCGCCACGACGTCATCATCTGCAACTTCGCCAATCCCGACATGGTCGGGCATACCGGCGACATGGCCGCGACCGTGCGCGCCATAGAGGTCATCGATGCCTGCCTTGCGCGTATCGCGACCGCCGTGCGCGCCCGTGGCGGCGAGATGCTGATCACCGCCGACCACGGCAATGCCGAACAGATGCTCGATGCCGACAGTGGTCAGGCGCATACCGCGCATACTACAAACCCCGTGCCGCTCTTGTATGTCGGGCGTAAGGCGCGTATCAGTCCGCAAGGCTCGTTGGAGGATGTCGCCCCAACCCTGCTGCGCCTGCTCAATATCGCCCCGCCGTCCGAGATGACCGGGCAGTCGTTGATCGAACTCGTGTGAGCGCACGGGGTCTGGGCAAGCGGTGGAGCGTGCCTGCCAGCGGCCGTTTCGCATGGGTCCTGCTTGCCGCCCTGTTCCCGATACCGGCCGCGCATGCCGGGCCGCGCCACGACCTGCAACTGCTGCGCGCGCGCGAGGCGGCCTTGCAACAGCACCTCGATCAGACCTTGCGTGAACGCAGCCATGCCCAAGACGCCTTGCGCCTGTCCGAAGACCAGGTAGCGCACGCCAGCCGCGCGCTCCGGCATGCCCAGGCCTTACTGCGTCGATCCGAGATGCGCGTACGCGCCCTCACGGCACGCGCCGCGAGGCTGCGCGGCACCGAGGCGCAAGAGCGGCGCGCCATCGATCGCCAGGCGGTGGCCGCCTATGCCGCCGGTCGCGAGGGCGCGGTCCAGCTGCTCTTCAGCCAAAAGGATCCACGCTTCCTGGCACGCATGATGATGTACTACGGCTACGTCCTGCGCGCACGCGCCCACCGGCTTACGGCCCTGCGGGACACCGCCTCGGCGCTCCACCGGACCATCGCCGCGGCCGCCGCCGAGACCAGCAAGTGGCGCGCGCGCGCGACGGCCGCCGCGGCCCAGGCCCGGCGTTTTCGTGTCGCGCTCGCGCGCCGGGCGCGGGCGGTGCGCCGGCTCGACCGCCAGGCGCAGAGCGGCCATGCGCGGTTGCTCGCTTTGCGCCGCCGCGCCTTACGCCTGCGTACCCTCGTGCGCCGCTTGCGGCGTCTGCCCAAGGTGCCGGGCCCCATGCCGCAGCCCGTGGGGCCGTTCGCCCGTTTTCGGGGGCGCCTGCCGATGCCGATTCCGGCCCGCTACTCGACCTTGCGCATGGCGCGCGCGCCGGGACACCTCGGCCGGTGGGAGGGGGTGCTCATCCCTGGCCGTTTCGGTGAGGATGTACGCGCCGTGTTCCCCGGACGCGTGGTCTATGCCAACTGGTTGCGTGGTTATGGTTTGTTGTTGATACTGGAGAACGGCGGCGGGTTCATGACCCTCTACGGTCATAACCAGACCCTGCTAAAGCGTGTCGGCGATGTCGTGTCCGCGGGCGAGGTCATTGCGACCGTGGGGGATAGCGGCGGATTCTCGCGACCCGGGCTGTATTTCGATATCAGCCATGACGGCCAACCCCTCGATCCCCTGGCCTGGCTCGCGCATCGGTGACACGCACGCATGGTCCCAGACCTCCGCCGGGGGCCGTGAATGACCGCCCTTTTTGCGGGGCCGGGCCCGTGAGGCCCGGGAGTGGCGGCGCGGCGGTCCCTGGTTTTCGGTGGAGAATCTGCTATTGTTTGGTCTGCTCGGGGCAGGACGCGCCCGTTGTGGTCTGTGAAGCGAACGATAGCCCTAAGGTCACCAGCAGCAGGAACCCACCATAGCGACTCAAGCCCGGTTCGATGCGGCGTTTGAGGGCCGTAGGATCCCTTCCCTCCATGAGGCGGCCCCAGATTGAGGCGGGGGGAGGATGTCAGGGAATTTGAGGAGGTTTTTGGCAATGAAGAAGAGCGTGGCGCGTTACGCCGTCATCCTGTTGGCCGGTGTGTTCCTGGGGGCCGGCCTGACGGTCGAGCGCGCGGTGCAGGCCGAGCGCGCCGCGCATGAGCGCGCCAGCCTCGCGCATCTCCCGCTGCGCGAGCTGCGTACCTTCGCGGAGGTCTATAACATCGTCAAGGCCGAGTATGTGCTCCCGGTCAGCAGCCACAAGCTGATCGATAACGCCTTGCGCGGCATGGTCGACAATCTCGACCCCCATTCCCAGTACCTCGATCCCCGCCAGTACCGCCATCTCACGGTCGATACCACCGGACGTTTCGGGGGCGTGGGTCTCGAGGTGACCGAATACAAGGGCTTTCTGAAGGTCGTGACACCCATACAAGGGACCCCGGGAGGGCGCAGCGGCATCCGCCCCGGCGATCTCATAGTGCGCATCGACGGGACCTTCATTCAGGGGTTGTCGCTGCGCAAATCCGTGCACCTGCTTCGCGGGCGCCCCGGATCGACCGTTGAGCTCACGGTATTGCGCAAGGGGGTGAGTCGGCCGCTCACCTTCCATCTGCGCCGTCAGATCATCAAGATCCACAGTGTGGCAAGCCGGCTGCTCGCGCCCGGCTACGGCTATCTGCGCATCTCGGAATTCCAGGGCGCGACCGGCAGGGGCGTGACGCGTGCCCTGCAGCACCTCCAGGCGGAAAACCATGCCCCCTTGAAGGGTCTGGTGCTCGACCTGCGCGACAACCCCGGCGGCGTATTGAACGCGGCCGTCGCGGTCTGCGATGACTTCATGAATCACGGCATCATCGTGAGCACGCGCGGCCGCATCCCGAGCTCGGACGTCGTCTTTCATGCCCATGGCCCCGATCTCTTGCACGGCGCCCCCATGGTCGCGCTGGTGAACGGCGGATCGGCATCGGCCGCCGAGATCGTGGCGGGCGCGTTGCAGGACAACCGGCGCGCGATCATCATGGGCACGAGGACCTTCGGCAAGGGGAGTGTCCAAACCATAATGCCCATGAGCAACGGAGGCGCGCTGCGCCTGACGACGGCCCGATACTTCACGCCCAATGGGCGCTCCATTCAAAATCTCGGGATCACGCCGAACATCGTGGTCCATGAAGGGAAGTTCGTGCCAAGCGGCGGCAATGATTTCCTGCGCGAGGTGGACCTCCCGAACCACCTCACCAATCCGAACCCGCCCAAGACACAGGCCAAGGCGGCGGGCGTCCCGCCCGCGACCCGCAAACTCTTGGACGAGGACTATCAGCTGCGCCAGGCCTTTGACCTGCTCCGGGGGCTGTCCGTGTATCGACAATTCAAGGGGTGATGGCATGAGCGGCCGGGAAGCCTTGCCGATTACGATTCGTCCCCTGCAACGCACGGACCTCCCAGGGGTTATGCACCTGCACCGGGAGTTGGGCTGGAACCCGGCCTTCAAGGCCGACGGCAGCACCCTGGGCCAGCGCCTGAGTGCGCTGATCATTGAGGATAACGCCCTGTTGCTCGTCGCCGAGCACGATCAGACGGTGGTCGGCTACGTCCATGGGGAGATCGTCACCCACCTCCTGTTCGCCGGACGCGAGCTCCATGTGACGGAGCTTTTCGTGATCGCCGAGGCGCGCAACCGCGGCGTGGGCAAGCGCTTGATGGCGGCCATAGAGAGCGAGGCCGCATCGCGCAAATGTTTCCGTATCAGTGTCCTGAACAGTCGCGAACGCGACTCCTACCGGCGCGGCTTTTATCCCTCGCTGGGGTACGAAGAACGCCCGAGTGTCGCGCATTTCACA
The DNA window shown above is from Acidiferrobacter sp. SPIII_3 and carries:
- the gpmI gene encoding 2,3-bisphosphoglycerate-independent phosphoglycerate mutase: MPFTPKPLVLVILDGWGYSEQTENNAIAAARKPWWDEAWANASHSLIQASEAAVGLPSKQMGNSEVGHLNLGAGRVVYQEYTRINRAIASGMFFTNKTLTDAVDRARDTHKSLHVLGLLSPGGVHSHEDHIHAMVELAVTRGLNQVYLHAFLDGRDTLPQSAGASLAAMEAKFAALGRGRIASVIGRYYAMDRDHRWPRIQAAYDLLTAAKADYRAANAAEALALAYARGETDEFVKGTLVVPPGEAPRPIDDGDVVVFMNFRSDRARQISRPFVDPAFDGFARAVHPRLGGFVSLTEYQADFNVPVAFPSARLVNVLGAYLADLGKRQLRVAETEKYAHVTFFLNGGTEAPFAGEERILVPSPTDVPTYNRKPEMSAAQVADAVVQAIDTGRHDVIICNFANPDMVGHTGDMAATVRAIEVIDACLARIATAVRARGGEMLITADHGNAEQMLDADSGQAHTAHTTNPVPLLYVGRKARISPQGSLEDVAPTLLRLLNIAPPSEMTGQSLIELV
- a CDS encoding murein hydrolase activator EnvC; its protein translation is MSARGLGKRWSVPASGRFAWVLLAALFPIPAAHAGPRHDLQLLRAREAALQQHLDQTLRERSHAQDALRLSEDQVAHASRALRHAQALLRRSEMRVRALTARAARLRGTEAQERRAIDRQAVAAYAAGREGAVQLLFSQKDPRFLARMMMYYGYVLRARAHRLTALRDTASALHRTIAAAAAETSKWRARATAAAAQARRFRVALARRARAVRRLDRQAQSGHARLLALRRRALRLRTLVRRLRRLPKVPGPMPQPVGPFARFRGRLPMPIPARYSTLRMARAPGHLGRWEGVLIPGRFGEDVRAVFPGRVVYANWLRGYGLLLILENGGGFMTLYGHNQTLLKRVGDVVSAGEVIATVGDSGGFSRPGLYFDISHDGQPLDPLAWLAHR
- a CDS encoding S41 family peptidase encodes the protein MKKSVARYAVILLAGVFLGAGLTVERAVQAERAAHERASLAHLPLRELRTFAEVYNIVKAEYVLPVSSHKLIDNALRGMVDNLDPHSQYLDPRQYRHLTVDTTGRFGGVGLEVTEYKGFLKVVTPIQGTPGGRSGIRPGDLIVRIDGTFIQGLSLRKSVHLLRGRPGSTVELTVLRKGVSRPLTFHLRRQIIKIHSVASRLLAPGYGYLRISEFQGATGRGVTRALQHLQAENHAPLKGLVLDLRDNPGGVLNAAVAVCDDFMNHGIIVSTRGRIPSSDVVFHAHGPDLLHGAPMVALVNGGSASAAEIVAGALQDNRRAIIMGTRTFGKGSVQTIMPMSNGGALRLTTARYFTPNGRSIQNLGITPNIVVHEGKFVPSGGNDFLREVDLPNHLTNPNPPKTQAKAAGVPPATRKLLDEDYQLRQAFDLLRGLSVYRQFKG
- a CDS encoding GNAT family N-acetyltransferase; protein product: MSGREALPITIRPLQRTDLPGVMHLHRELGWNPAFKADGSTLGQRLSALIIEDNALLLVAEHDQTVVGYVHGEIVTHLLFAGRELHVTELFVIAEARNRGVGKRLMAAIESEAASRKCFRISVLNSRERDSYRRGFYPSLGYEERPSVAHFTKRLDWG